A single genomic interval of Cellvibrio sp. PSBB023 harbors:
- the speA gene encoding biosynthetic arginine decarboxylase, whose amino-acid sequence MNTSEQAAVWSARTSAELYGIDEWSNGYFGISPEGEVVVHAPTAGGDAGVSLMEIVDGLQQRGLQMPVLLRVENILDSRISILNDSFAQAIEASGYQGHYRGAFPIKVNQQSHVIAEIARFGERYNHGLEAGSKAELMIALATLTNRDSLIICNGYKDAEFISLGLQARKLGFKCFFVLETLSELQSVIERSRALNVEPLIGVRLKLSTKVEGHWSEDSGDRSLFGLNTNELVSVIDTLRDANLLHCFQLLHFHLGSQIPNIRSIRAGVLEACRYYIELVGEGAPLGYLDLGGGLAIDYDGTCSTNGHSRNYSVQEYCIDVVEAIQESLDHHHIPHPTIVTESGRATVAHTSVLLFNILDVTHFEPTVMPTSLPEGCHEMIANLWHTLSVIRVANLQESYNDVIYYRDKIRDLFHAGDISLRHRVLGENIYLAALQKIAALLPHMKRIPAELESLPQLLADIYYGNFSVFQSLPDSWAIEQIFPVMPIHRLNEEPTRQAIIADLTCDCDGKLQKFATSAGESSTLPLHPINAGEEYYLGVFLVGAYQETLGDLHNLFGDTNVASVRINADKSIDFVHELHGDSIADVLSYVEYKPNSLYEQFRKTAEQAVRDGVISIADRQHMLAAYSESLRGYTYFEK is encoded by the coding sequence TTGAATACTTCTGAGCAAGCAGCAGTTTGGTCCGCGCGTACTTCCGCTGAACTCTATGGCATTGATGAGTGGAGTAACGGTTACTTTGGAATATCGCCTGAAGGCGAAGTGGTTGTGCACGCACCCACTGCCGGCGGTGATGCTGGTGTATCCCTGATGGAAATTGTGGATGGTTTGCAGCAGCGTGGATTACAGATGCCGGTATTGTTGCGTGTGGAAAATATCCTCGATTCACGTATCAGCATTCTGAATGATTCCTTTGCCCAAGCGATTGAAGCCAGTGGTTACCAGGGCCATTATCGCGGTGCATTTCCTATTAAAGTCAATCAACAAAGCCATGTGATTGCGGAAATCGCTCGCTTTGGTGAGCGCTACAATCACGGTCTTGAAGCTGGCAGTAAAGCCGAATTAATGATTGCGTTGGCCACACTCACCAACCGCGACAGTTTGATTATTTGTAACGGCTATAAAGATGCCGAATTTATTTCCCTTGGATTGCAAGCGCGCAAGCTGGGTTTCAAATGTTTTTTTGTATTGGAAACTTTGAGTGAATTGCAATCTGTTATTGAACGCAGTCGCGCCCTGAATGTGGAACCGCTGATAGGTGTACGACTAAAACTGTCGACCAAAGTAGAAGGGCACTGGAGTGAAGACAGCGGCGATCGCAGTTTATTCGGCTTGAATACCAATGAACTTGTCAGTGTGATAGACACATTGCGCGATGCTAATTTGTTGCACTGTTTCCAGTTGTTGCACTTCCACCTTGGTTCACAAATTCCCAATATTCGCAGTATTCGCGCAGGTGTGTTGGAAGCTTGCCGTTATTACATTGAATTGGTAGGCGAGGGCGCTCCCCTGGGTTATTTGGATTTGGGCGGCGGCTTGGCAATCGATTATGATGGCACCTGCAGCACCAATGGCCACAGCCGAAATTATTCAGTGCAAGAGTATTGCATTGATGTGGTTGAAGCGATCCAGGAAAGTCTGGATCACCACCATATTCCTCACCCGACGATTGTCACCGAATCGGGGCGCGCTACTGTCGCCCATACCTCGGTGTTGCTGTTCAATATTCTGGATGTCACTCATTTTGAACCCACGGTGATGCCAACCTCGCTGCCTGAGGGTTGCCACGAGATGATTGCCAACCTCTGGCATACCTTGTCGGTAATTCGCGTTGCGAATTTGCAAGAGTCCTATAATGACGTTATTTATTATCGCGATAAAATACGTGATTTATTTCACGCAGGTGATATCAGTTTGCGTCACCGTGTCCTGGGTGAAAATATTTATCTCGCGGCGCTACAAAAAATCGCTGCGCTCTTGCCACACATGAAGCGTATTCCAGCGGAGTTGGAAAGTTTGCCGCAATTACTGGCCGATATTTATTACGGCAATTTCAGTGTGTTTCAATCCTTGCCGGATTCATGGGCGATTGAGCAAATTTTCCCTGTGATGCCAATCCATCGCTTAAACGAAGAGCCAACTCGTCAGGCGATCATTGCCGATCTCACCTGTGACTGCGATGGTAAATTACAAAAGTTTGCTACCTCTGCCGGTGAGTCCTCCACCTTGCCTTTGCACCCGATTAACGCGGGCGAAGAATATTACCTGGGTGTTTTTTTGGTGGGCGCCTACCAAGAAACGCTAGGTGATTTGCACAATTTATTTGGCGATACCAACGTGGCCAGCGTGCGTATCAATGCGGATAAAAGTATTGATTTTGTGCATGAATTACATGGCGACAGTATCGCTGATGTGTTGAGTTACGTGGAGTACAAACCCAACTCTCTCTATGAGCAGTTCCGCAAGACGGCAGAACAAGCTGTGCGTGATGGTGTAATCAGCATTGCTGATCGCCAGCATATGCTTGCTGCTTATTCTGAAAGTTTGCGCGGGTATACCTATTTCGAGAAATAG